From Penicillium psychrofluorescens genome assembly, chromosome: 1, one genomic window encodes:
- a CDS encoding uncharacterized protein (ID:PFLUO_001313-T1.cds;~source:funannotate) codes for MAPHNSAKVAFTEFSNDGGWARIGVSLMVGQISAIYGSLSSDATAHMSEEVKDAGRYVPIAIAWGYFGNGILALIVVIGFVLALPSVPDALADKSGFPFLYVFQQIVSLAGVNGLTAIILIPVIFSNILFNASTARQTHAFARDKGLPFSRWISNVDQRRRIPVRAIALSCIFSGLLSLINIGSPVAFNAIISLNVAALMYTYMVSISCVIYRKICCPDSLPPRRWSLGRLGLLVNIVGLLYVLFSLFWSFWPPSPSAAARDFNWSVVIFVAFFALSLIMYMFQGRRHYVGPVVTVQRRD; via the exons ATGGCACCACATAACTCTGCAAAAGTGGCCTTCACGGAATTCTCCAACGATGGTGGCTGGGCCAGAATTGGAGTAAGTTTGATGGTCGGTCAAATCTCAGCCATCTACGGCTCTCTTA GCTCTGATGCGACAGCGCACATGTCCGAGGAGGTCAAGGATGCAGGACGATATGTGCCCATTGCCATCGCCTGGGGCTACTTCGGCAACGGCATTCTGGCCCTCATCGTGGTTATTGGGTTTGTGCTTGCACTACCATCCGTTCCCGATGCGCTTGCAGATAAATCTGGGTTTCCTTTTCTATACGTATTTCAACAGATTGTCTCACTCGCTGGAGTCAACGGACTCACAGCGATCATTCTCATTCCGGTCATCTTTAGTAACATTCTGTTCAACGCGTCCACTGCGCGTCAGACACATGCATTCGCACGCGACAAGGGCTTGCCCTTCTCACGTTGGATTTCAAACGTCGATCAACGCCGTCGAATACCCGTACGGGCAATTGCACTCTCTTGCATTTTTAGTGGCTTGCTCTCACTAATCAACATTGGCTCTCCGGTCGCTttcaacgccatcatctcgcTCAATGTCGCCGCACTGATGTACACATACATGGTGTCTATCAGCTGTGTGATTTATCGCAAGATTTGTTGCCCCGACTCTCTTCCACCCCGCAGATGGAGCCTAggccgcctcggccttctcgTGAATATTGTAGGGCTGCTCTACGTACTATTTTCCCTCTTCTGGTCGTTCTGGCCTCCGAGCCCATCTGCAGCAGCGCGTGATTTCAACTGGAGCGTTGTGATCTTTGTTGCCTTCTTTGCACTCAGTCTGATCATGTATATGTTCCAGGGCCGGCGCCATTATGTTGGGCCCGTGGTGACAGTGCAGCGGCGGGATTGA
- a CDS encoding uncharacterized protein (ID:PFLUO_001314-T1.cds;~source:funannotate), whose product MSNSNSVCDTTPNTKKDKKDKKPLPDPGLSWGITPSEEHKTAEKPGPDHPVHKIPLEKQEKMRKKGINPILKAEMDEGTKGEGGFWQKVAGTAFGGGWIK is encoded by the coding sequence ATGTCCAATAGTAACTCGGTCTGCGACACGACCCCCAATACCAaaaaggacaagaaggacaagaagcCTCTGCCCGATCCGGGGTTGTCGTGGGGAATCACTCCGTCTGAAGAACACAAGACCGCCGAGAAGCCGGGCCCGGATCATCCGGTCCACAAAATACCCCTCGAGAAGCAAGAGAAAATGCGGAAGAAGGGTATCAACCCTATACTGAAGGCCGAAATGGATGAGGGGACgaagggggagggagggtttTGGCAGAAGGTGGCCGGCACGGCATttggtggtggatggattAAATGA